The Glandiceps talaboti chromosome 9, keGlaTala1.1, whole genome shotgun sequence genome window below encodes:
- the LOC144439817 gene encoding dynein axonemal assembly factor 8-like, which produces MSNSRKQPKKEHTGRSNHSFEFVALPEGTGLKPQLDTIFAEVQASLPSIDFELSDASSDEEVSIFNRSLRSPSDPDTYEDDRLSPVTWQNVLLPSQNQQDDHTLNSLDHNNIEINHLDNDSVNDEEFTQSWDDVVKLAEEDAKKNEKKVYHSMGTSTDAHLSDDKESIDEDKDLSQEKDLKIDKNENVKSLRENLPDEMSKKEVLQNSIYSSFLPTETPQLSMQKIADIDIDELLGVIDQEKGSSETLGEGKDSSLYTSVGDSVSVRPESSESQTLMDKLAQLCIQQSGGSLTQEQLGQSGGAGRTRRLAWTEDTTSSLASGDSGDTQRHRQQQQKQQRQQPKSEKTEEKETIFLDLRDFDKKKQEQAANKDAIQRILGIQKDTSDDLSDDGSEDDLSTWHEQRRHIRDTITSGKVPTEDMWATSKKPTPYKPTRKVRKIRKSEVYAQQNQNEVKSVQNDITEKKADSSPDIAVSIPEPSKPEPSKQTLQTETKEEEKQRKLEAAKKVREQREQERQTRLRLQRQLETLRPRCSASGKHRCADNTPTVFDLEASYEPAPQTLPPILKAEQECIMLNIHISSNGEVISHRSSGNRNVDNTTGISATYATLLTWLLSLVPENYDFLQHDVAAPSSNANNELPSTEAPFYVIGLQQLWQEKFLSLAVAITPRDKAAIKNTPAKKKSRVRDEFKDCSPFQKSVAKFLSTNVLNSVCPWLQSSFAYKVGSKGQMLKSTTCDSSGVQKDGSYMPPLPAVTSKPLSTFVAINRDPNAVSNVFGSSVGFFWQTVECEENVLDQDVCQEYNTNSDIQNTLSLIYKNIYRDPYAMVGVLYGVLQEGLDLCGIRLLYPTGNFIPSTHSTVSVNDPKLGGDKNNQSDSDLNTMNTIGAIVALALRGHGARSKWLDAVGPSDPQLARRTDPQSLCAKFGGESRDEVWLFCPRNPARINSELARWFGGRVPPNGVIDVGVTNPMVSSKNKRMQQSPNKKKAKKGSYSDEQSAESDLSLLLPNRRPPATLTATTCGDVFLVISPLIPTQYIGFVLSVCHNRGFQVRGIRRMRMSVKRANNMGIQGTQLAAFCPIAFHTPTSPMNLDDAIHEQLESGPSSSRQPPRPGTVLLLRKENATHQVHSLIEALMVKLSLLGLLREVQISYDDQVKSCHCFHAAAYSDNLLQCLGGDFTRTPHHETRSSVPATGHFYSNAELEQVVVITLSGVPTMKCIGNTLGKTLALIEKPCPSDNTDGLELLGIKWLPALTTIQAKEITPFEVGDRLWQTSIHSLMSSPTLICVFRGINAFQQLHSVLNIPKSVTGLKTTLRSSPLTTLMSPSAEVAYRQAAMFFHDRELYADPTMRPNLKYLPPVRTGHMVTPGTPGSPSDYWTNDDGLPSKGNKSKKHGGRQRAPDIVYIEESIYDTMLSGPRPLTTVAVIKPDALHRHLAKLLKRICQEGFSVIGMRLEVLSRDDAKVLVPAEDKTNEVLCNMHLDYLTSGPVLLLCLQRENAIKKLLDVVGPVNPQEAKKVNQFLWRSLFGVDPINNGLHASCSYSGSVLEQKLFFSTGLCCQETPDLRAEKLTCPANDPIIDNGIDSKYTYVVKDSVSSTNGISTDGLASMCTTTRSMGTSTSSTDLLPIHSSICQTNCVVFMPQLQISLTRSRKPGYIQLIDAFVSLGFHIVGLRMVWFTLLQAQHFVSITPTPNPHLAEVLCQGPSIAIAIERDNAVTCFDQILMSPFQGELLLSKYGKLIMRPKDTTQATKFLEFFFDKLMPNSQRQILPTQ; this is translated from the exons ATGTCGAACTCAAGAAAGCAACCCAAGAAGGAGCATACAGGAAGAAGTAATCACAGTTTTGAGTTTGTTGCCTTACCAGAAGGAACTGGATTGAAACCACAACTAGATACTATATTTGCAGAAGTCCAAGCCAGTCTCCCGTCCATTGATTTTGAATTGTCAGAC GCAAGTTCTGATGAAGAAGTTTCAATTTTCAACCGTTCCTTGAGGTCACCATCTGATCCAGACACGTATGAGGATGACAGATTATCACCAGTGACGTGGCAAAATGTGTTGTTGCCTTCCCAAAACCAGCAAGATGATCACACACTCAATTCCTTGGATCATAATAACATTGAGATAAATCACCTTGACAATGACAGCGTCAATGATGAGGAGTTCACACAGAGTTGGGATGATGTTGTTAAACTGGCAGAAGAAGATGCCAAGAAGAATGAAAAGAAAGTGTATCACAGTATGGGGACATCTACTGATGCGCACTTATCAGATGATAAGGAATCTATTGATGAGGACAAAGACTTGAGTCAAGAAAAAGACCTTAAGATTGACAAAAACGAAAACGTAAAATCTTTACGTGAGAATTTACCTGACGAGATGTCTAAGAAAGAAGTCTTACAGAACTCAATTTATTCTAGCTTCCTACCAACTGAAACCCCTCAGTTATCTATGCAAAAGATTGCAGACATTGATATTGACGAATTGTTAGGTGTGATAGACCAGGAGAAAGGCAGTTCTGAAACACTGGGTGAAGGAAAGGATTCTTCGTTGTATACATCAGTTGGAGATAGTGTCTCTGTTAGACCAG AGAGTTCTGAGAGTCAGACATTAATGGACAAGCTAGCTCAACTCTGCATACAGCAGTCTGGTGGTTCTCTAACACAAGAACAGTTAGGTCAGTCTGGTGGAGCTGGGAGGACTAGAAGACTAGCATGGACTGAAGACACCACATCATCCCTGGCATCAGGTGATAGTGGTGATACACAAAGACACAG acaacaacaacaaaaacaacaacgtCAACAACCCAAGTCAGAAAAGACAGAAGAAAAGGAAACCATATTTTTGGACCTAAGGGATTTCGACAAAAAGAAACAAGAACAG GCGGCCAATAAAGATGCCATACAGAGAATACTGGGAATACAAAAAGATACAAG TGATGATTTATCAGATGATGGCAGTGAAGATGACTTATCAACATGGCATGAACAAAGACGTCATATCAGAGATACCATCACCAGTGGTAAAGTACCTACAGAAGACATGTGGGCCACCTCCAAGAAACCCACACCATATAAACCAACCAG GAAAGTCAGAAAGATAAGGAAGAGTGAAGTATATGCCCAGCAGAATCAAAATGAAGTGAAATCCGTCCAGAATGATATTACAGAGAAA AAAGCTGACTCGTCACCTGACATAGCAGTTTCCATCCCTGAGCCGTCCAAACCTGAACCGTCCAAACAGACATTACAAACTGAAACCAAAGAAGAAGAAAAGCAAAGAAAACTTGAGGCTGCCAAGAAAGTACGTGAACAACGAGAACAAGAAAGACAGACAAGATTACGACTACAGAGACAGTTAGAGACGTTGAGACCCAGATGTTCAGCTTCAGGAAAACACAGATGTGCAGATAATACGCCAACAGTTTTTGATTTG GAAGCATCGTATGAACCTGCACCACAAACACTCCCTCCAATATTGAAAGCAGAACAGGAATGTATTATGTTGAATATCCACATATCTAGTAATGGTGAGGTGATATCACATCGTAGTAGTGGAAATAGAAATGTTGACAACACTACTGGTATATCAGCTACGTACGCTACACTCTTAACATGGTTACTGTCCTTAGTGCCTGAGAATTACGACTTCCTACAACATGATGTTGCGGCACCATCAAGTAACGCAAATAACGAGTTGCCATCAACAGAAGCACCGTtctatgtcattggtttacAACAACTCTGGCAGGAGAAGTTTCTTTCTCTGGCTGTTGCCATCACCCCAAGAGATAAAGCAGCAATTAAGAACACGCCAGCAAAGAAGAAATCGCGAGTTCGTGACGAGTTCAAGGATTGCTCACCTTTTCAAAAAAGTGTTGCCAAGTTTCTATCTACGAATGTCCTGAACAGTGTTTGCCCATGGTTACagagctcatttgcatacaaggTTGGTAGCAAAGGTCAAATGTTGAAATCTACAACATGCGATAGCAGTGGTGTCCAGAAAGATGGATCATACATGCCACCACTGCCTGCTGTGACTTCCAAACCGTTGTCAACATTTGTCGCAATAAATCGTGACCCTAATGCTGTGTCAAATGTATTTGGTTCATCTGTCGGCTTTTTCTGGCAGACAGTGGAATGTGAAGAAAACGTTCTAGATCAAGATGTTTGCCAAGAGTACAACACTAACTCTGATATACAAAATACGCTAAGTTTAATCTACAAGAATATCTACCGAGATCCATATGCCATGGTAGGTGTGTTATACGGAGTCCTGCAGGAAGGCCTGGATCTATGTGGCATTCGGCTACTGTACCCGACAGGAAACTTCATACCAAGTACCCACTCGACAGTCAGTGTGAATGATCCAAAACTTGGTGGTGATAAAAACAACCAGTCAGACAGCGATTTGAATACAATGAACACTATCGGTGCAATTGTAGCGTTAGCATTACGAGGACACGGTGCTAGAAGTAAGTGGTTGGATGCTGTTGGTCCGTCAGATCCTCAGCTAGCCAGACGCACCGATCCACAGTCACTGTGTGCAAAGTTTGGTGGTGAATCAAGAGATGAGGTGTGGTTGTTCTGTCCACGCAATCCAGCAAGAATAAACTCAGAGCTTGCACGATGGTTTGGAGGACGTGTACCACCGAATGGTGTTATTGATGTTGGTGTTACCAATCCCATGGTTTCGTCAAAGAACAAACGCATGCAGCAAAGTCCAAACAAAAAGAAAGCCAAGAAAGGTTCATATTCTGATGAGCAATCTGCCGAGTCCGATCTCTCGTTGTTGTTACCAAATCGACGTCCACCAGCAACGCTTACTGCGACAACATGTGGCGATGTATTCCTAGTGATATCACCATTGATACCAACTCAATATATTGGTTTTGTGCTCAGTGTGTGTCATAACAGAGGGTTCCAGGTACGAGGAATACGGCGGATGAGAATGAGTGTGAAAAGAGCTAACAACATGG GTATCCAGGGTACACAGCTAGCAGCATTTTGTCCGATAGCATTCCATACACCAACGTCACCCATGAATCTAGACGATGCAATCCATGAACAGTTAGAGAGTGGACCCAGTAGTTCAAGGCAACCTCCAAGACCTGGTACTGTACTCCTACTTAGGAAAGAGAATGCCACACACCAAGTACACTCCCTCATTGAAGCTTTGATGGTGAAACTGTCATTGCTTG GTTTATTACGTGAGGTTCAGATCAGCTATGATGACCAGGTGAAGTCATGCCACTGTTTCCATGCTGCTGCGTACAGTGATAACCTCTTACAGTGTCTAGGTGGTGATTTCACTAGAACTCCTCACCATGAAACAAGGTCTAGTGTGCCAGCAACGGGTCATTTCTACTCCAATGCCGAACTCGAACAAGTCGTCGTTATCACTCTGTCTGGTGTCCCTACCATGAAGTGTATCGGTAATACGCTAGGAAAAACTCTTGCACTGATAGAGAAG CCTTGCCCTAGTGATAACACAGATGGCCTTGAATTACTTGGTATCAAATGGTTACCAGCATTAACCACCATCCAAGCTAAAGAAATTACACCTTTTGAAGTCGGAGACAGATTATGGCAGACCAGTATCCATTCTCTGATGTCCTCCCCAACTCTGATTTGTGTTTTCCGAGGAATTAACGCATTCCAGCAATTACATTCCGTACTGAACATTCCCAAATCTGTCACTGGGCTGAAGACGACACTTCGTAGTAGCCCGCTAACTACGCTAATGTCGCCCTCAGCTGAGGTTGCATATCGGCAGGCTGCCATGTTTTTCCATGACAGAGAGTTATATGCAGACCCAACTATGCGACCAAACTTGAAGTACCTGCCACCAGTCAGGACAGGTCATATGGTGACCCCAGGCACACCAGGAAGCCCCTCAGACTACTGGACAAATGATGATGGACTCCCTAGTAAAGGCAATAAAAGCAAAAAACATGGTGGGCGACAGAGAGCACCAGATATTGTGTATATTGAAGAGTCTATATATGATACAATGTTGTCGG GTCCAAGACCTCTGACTACAGTGGCAGTGATCAAACCAGATGCCTTACATCGTCACCTTGCTAAACTTTTGAAACGGATCTGTCAGGAAGGGTTCAGTGTCATTGGGATGAGACTGGAAGTACTGTCTAGAGATGATGCCAAGGTCTTAGTACCAGCTGAAGACAAGACG AATGAAGTGTTGTGTAACATGCATTTAGACTACCTGACGTCAGGTCCTGTGTTACTACTATGTTTACAACGGGAGAATGCAATAAAGAAGTTACTGGATGTAGTTGGCCCAGTGAATCCACAGGAAGCCAagaaagtcaaccagtttttGTGGAGGAGTTTGTTTGGTGTTGATCCAATCAACAATGGATTACATG CTTCCTGTAGTTATAGTGGGTCAGTTTTGGAACAGAAGTTGTTCTTTTCAACCGGTCTGTGTTGTCAAGAAACTCCAGATCTGAGAGCTGAGAAG TTGACATGTCCAGCCAATGATCCTATCATAGACAATGGAATAGATTCTAAGTACACGTATGTGGTTAAAGACAGTGTATCTTCTACTAATGGTATATCAACTGATGGGTTGGCCTCAATGTGTACAACTACTAGGAGTATGG GTACGAGTACAAGTTCAACAGACTTACTGCCAATACACAGTTCTATTTGTCAAACCAACTGTGTAGTGTTCATGCCACAGTTACAGATATCACTAACTAGGAGTCGTAAACCAGGCTATATACAGTTAATTGATGCCTTTGTGTCACTAGGGTTTCATATCGTTGGTTTGAGAATGGTGTGGTTCACACTGTTGCAGGCACAACACTTTGTGTCAATAACACCAACACCAAATCCACACTTG GCTGAAGTTTTGTGTCAAGGTCCAAGTATTGCAATAGCAATTGAAAGAGATAATGCTGTAACATGCTTTGATCAAATCTTAATGAG TCCATTCCAAGGAGAATTATTGCTGTCAAAATATGGTAAACTTATTATGCGACCCAAAGATACAACACAG GCTACCAAGTTTTTAGAGTTCTTCTTTGACAAGTTGATGCCAAACAGCCAGAGACAAATTCTACCAACTCAGTAA